Proteins encoded in a region of the Globicephala melas chromosome 1, mGloMel1.2, whole genome shotgun sequence genome:
- the GRHL3 gene encoding grainyhead-like protein 3 homolog, giving the protein MSNELDFRSVRLLKNDPVNFQKFPYTNEDEAWKTYLENPLTAATKAMMRVNGDDESVAALSFLYDYYMGPKEKRLLSSSTGGRNDQGKRYYHGMEYEMDLTPLESPTHLMKFLTENVSGAPEYPDVLKKNNLMSLEGAAPTPGKATLLTPGPSKPEAGSVDGYLLPTSDVYDNGSLSSLFESIHGVPPTQRWQPDSTFKDDPQESLLFPDILKTSPEPPCPEDYPSPKSDFEYTLGSPKAIHIKSGESPMAYLNKGQFYPVTLRTPAGGKDLALSSSKVKSVVMVVFDNEKGPVEQLRFWKHWHSRQPTAKQRVIDVADCKENFNTVQHIEEVAYNALSFVWNVNEEAKVFIGINCLSTDFSSQKGVKGVPLNLQVDTYDCGSGTERLVHRAVCQIKIFCDKGAERKMRDDERKQFRRKVKCPDSSNSGIKGSLLSGFRGNETTYLRPEADLETPPVLFIPNVHFSGLQRPGGAVPSAGHGTSNRLPLKRTCSPFTEEFEPLPSKQAKEDDLQRVLLYVRRETEEVFDALMLKTPDLKGLRSAISEKYGFPEENIYKVYKKCKRGILVNMDNNIIQHYSNHVAFLLDMGELDGKIQIILKEL; this is encoded by the exons TTTCAGATCTGTACGGCTGCTAAAGAACGACCCAGTTAACTTCCAGAAATTCCCCTACACTAACGAGGATGAGGCCTGGAAGACCTACCTTGAAAATCCCTTGACGGCGGCCACAAAGGCCATGATGAGAGTCAACGGAGACGATGAGAGCGTTGCAGCCCTGAGCTTCCTCTACGATTACTACATG GGCCCCAAGGAGAAGCGGCTACTATCCTCCAGCACCGGGGGCCGGAACGACCAAGGAAAGAG GTACTACCATGGCATGGAATATGAGATGGACCTCACCCCCCTTGAAAGTCCCACGCACCTCATGAAATTCCTGACAGAGAATGTGTCTGGAGCCCCAGAGTACCCAGATGTGCTCAAGAAGAACAACCTAATGAGCTTGGAGGGGGCTGCACCCACACCGGGCAAGGCAACTCTCCTCACCCCAGGCCCCAGCAAGCCGGAAGCTGGCTCTGTGGACGGCTACCTGCTGCCCACCAGTGATGTGTATGATAATGGCTCCCTCAGCTCCTTGTTTGAGAGCATTCATGGGGTGCCTCCCACACAGCGCTGGCAGCCTGACAGCACCTTCAAAGATGACCCACAGGAG TCGCTGCTCTTCCCAGATATCCTGAAAACATCCCCGGAACCCCCATGTCCAGAGGACTATCCCAGCCCCAAGAG tGACTTTGAGTACACCCTGGGCTCCCCTAAAGCCATACACATCAAATCGGGTGAGTCACCCATGGCCTACCTCAACAAGGGCCAGTTCTACCCTGTCACCCTGCGGACCCCAGCGGGCGGCAAAGACCTTGCCTTGTCCTCCAGCAAAGTCAAG AGTGTGGTCATGGTGGTCTTCGACAACGAGAAGGGCCCGGTGGAGCAGCTGCGCTTCTGGAAGCACTGGCATTCCCGGCAGCCCACCGCCAAGCAGCGGGTCATCGATGTGG CTGACTGCAAAGAAAACTTCAACACTGTGCAGCACATCGAGGAGGTGGCGTACAATGCACTGTCCTTCGTGTGGAACGTCAACGAGGAGGCCAAG GTGTTTATCGGCATCAACTGTCTCAGCACAGACTTCTCCTCGCAGAAGGGGGTGAAGGGTGTCCCCCTGAACCTGCAGGTCGACACCTACGACTGTGGCTCGGGCACTGAGCGCCTGGTACACCGAGCTGTCTGCCAGATCAAGATCTTTTGTGACAAG GGAGCGGAAAGGAAGATGCGGGATGATGAGCGGAAGCAGTTCCGGAGGAAGGTCAAGTGCCCCGACTCCAGCAACAGTG GCATCAAGGGCTCCCTGCTATCCGGCTTCAGGGGCAATGAGACCACCTACCTGCGGCCTGAGGCAGACCTGGAGACCCCGCCAGTGCTGTTCATCCCCAACGTGCACTTCTCTGGCCTGCAGCGACCTGGAGGG GCAGTGCCCTCAGCAGGACATGGCACCTCCAACAG GCTGCCTCTGAAGCGTACCTGCTCACCCTTCACCGAGGAGTTTGAGCCTCTGCCCTCCAAACAGGCCAAGGAAGATGATCTACAGAGAG TGCTGTTGTACGTGCGGAGAGAGACTGAGGAGGTGTTTGATGCCCTCATGTTGAAGACCCCGGACCTGAAGGGCCTGAGGAGTGCG ATCTCTGAGAAGTATGGGTTCCCTGAGGAGAACATTTACAAAGTCTACAAGAAATGCAAGCGGGG aaTCTTGGTCAACATGGACAACAACATCATTCAGCATTACAGCAACCACGTCGCCTTCCTGCTGGACATGGGGGAGCTTGACGGCAAGATTCAGATCATCCTTAAGGAGCTGTGA